A window from Oncorhynchus mykiss isolate Arlee chromosome 9, USDA_OmykA_1.1, whole genome shotgun sequence encodes these proteins:
- the LOC110532594 gene encoding uncharacterized protein LOC110532594 isoform X5 yields the protein MKSLTSVIKDLYRIGRNCLSSYCTVLSRLCHAHAQMVALEMSKRFSISHNINNKAHHSKDLFTFLLEEDHVRSLPSMAAQTENGFLHLKQYLKEMSSMRQALNTGRPLVICLRDQDRLPPIPKKTSPRSTNDKIAADIECTMSIKQHAPAEEEILRRIKFRRDEHIIEKLQWIYKILCGLTNMRNRDLKTLLPLASGYVNIIMKDTDKTNVLLKNSQRCLIPFAPEDMNINPDLWESFINHQDQEPKSPSAKFAGCKPVQLGLRRKAGLKEVENETGDLPPWLNLLLDENTTYEKDPQKPKNRHDMLERVRTKFIEIQRSMNNQMETDMFEKKIHREERMRTLLDALMASRKETSLPMLLSSLKHELREPKSALLFWYEILKSDVSELSDDRDFEYRTILQKIGQFHNFSHKKLPYSKEKFCLLVLSLPSNQLLQPAMQDALMFLTENVFQLLPRQLKHWYQYLKLPFYDAS from the exons ATGAAATCGCTTACAAGTGTGATAAAGGATTTATATCGGATAGGCAGAAACTGcttatcttcatactgtactgtcttatCTCGTTTGTGCCACGCGCATGCTCAGATGGTGGCCTTGGAGATGTCGAAAAGGTTTAGCATTAGCCATAATATAAATAACAAAGCACACCACAGCAAAG ATTTGTTTACTTTTCTTTTAGAGGAGGACCATGTCAGATCTCTACCCTCCATGGCCGCACAAACTGAAAATGGGTTTTTACATCTGAAACAGTACCTCAAAGAGATGTCCTCCATGAGACAAGCTTTGAACACAGGTCGTCCCTTGGTAATTTGCTTGAGGGACCAG GATAGACTTCCACCCATACCAAAGAAAACCTCACCCAGATCTACTAATGACAAGATTGCTGCAG ATATAGAATGCACCATGTCAATAAAGCAGCATGCTCCAGCAGAAGAGGAAATATTAAG AAGGATAAAATTCAGGAGGGACGAGCACATAATAGAGAAGCTTCAGTGGATCTACAAGATACTTTGTGGCTTAACCAACATGAGGAATAGAGACCTGAAAACACTG TTGCCTCTTGCAAGTGGGTATGTGAACATCATCATGAAAGACACAGATAAAACCAATGTTCTTTTGAAGAACTCTCAGAG GTGTCTGATTCCATTTGCACCTGAGGACATGAACATCAACCCAGACTTGTGGGAGTCATTCATCAATCACCAAGACCAAG agCCAAAATCACCCTCCGCTAAGTTTGCTGG TTGTAAGCCTGTCCAGTTAGGACTCAGAAGGAAGGCAGGTCTAAAGGAGGTAGAGAATGAAACTGGGGACCTACCTCCTTGGCTGAACCTGCTCTTGGATGAGAACA CCACATATGAGAAGGATCCTCAGAA accaaagaacagacaTGATATGCTGGAACGTGTCAGAACAAAGTTCATTGAAATTCAGAGATCTATGAACAATCAGATGGAGACAGACATGTTTGAGAAGAAAAT acacagagaggagagaatgaggacTCTCCTGGATGCATTGATGGCCTCAAGGAAGGAGACGAGCCTACCTATGCTGCTCTCCTCACTAAAACATGAGCTCAGGGAACCAAAATCTGCGCTTTTATTTTG GTATGAAATCCTGAAGAGCGATGTCTCAGAATTGTCTGATGACAGGGACTTTGAGTACAGGACCATCCTGCAGAAGATTGGCCAATTCCACAACTTCTCTCACAAGAAGTTGCCCTACTCAAAG GAGAAATTTTgtctccttgttctctctctgccATCGAATCAGCTTCTCCAACCAGCCATGCAAGATGCTCTGATGTTCCTCACTGAGAACGTCTTCCAGCTCCTACCCCGACAACTCAAGCACTGGTATCAGTATCTCAAACTGCCCTTTTATGACGCCTCCTGA
- the LOC110532594 gene encoding uncharacterized protein LOC110532594 isoform X3 — MKSLTSVIKDLYRIGRNCLSSYCTVLSRLCHAHAQMVALEMSKRFSISHNINNKAHHSKDLFTFLLEEDHVRSLPSMAAQTENGFLHLKQYLKEMSSMRQALNTGRPLDRLPPIPKKTSPRSTNDKIAADIECTMSIKQHAPAEEEILRRIKFRRDEHIIEKLQWIYKILCGLTNMRNRDLKTLLPLASGYVNIIMKDTDKTNVLLKNSQRCLIPFAPEDMNINPDLWESFINHQDQGSKIVHRFSWEYRYYHCFNVFCFCFSEPKSPSAKFAGCKPVQLGLRRKAGLKEVENETGDLPPWLNLLLDENTTYEKDPQKPKNRHDMLERVRTKFIEIQRSMNNQMETDMFEKKIHREERMRTLLDALMASRKETSLPMLLSSLKHELREPKSALLFWYEILKSDVSELSDDRDFEYRTILQKIGQFHNFSHKKLPYSKEKFCLLVLSLPSNQLLQPAMQDALMFLTENVFQLLPRQLKHWYQYLKLPFYDAS; from the exons ATGAAATCGCTTACAAGTGTGATAAAGGATTTATATCGGATAGGCAGAAACTGcttatcttcatactgtactgtcttatCTCGTTTGTGCCACGCGCATGCTCAGATGGTGGCCTTGGAGATGTCGAAAAGGTTTAGCATTAGCCATAATATAAATAACAAAGCACACCACAGCAAAG ATTTGTTTACTTTTCTTTTAGAGGAGGACCATGTCAGATCTCTACCCTCCATGGCCGCACAAACTGAAAATGGGTTTTTACATCTGAAACAGTACCTCAAAGAGATGTCCTCCATGAGACAAGCTTTGAACACAGGTCGTCCCTTG GATAGACTTCCACCCATACCAAAGAAAACCTCACCCAGATCTACTAATGACAAGATTGCTGCAG ATATAGAATGCACCATGTCAATAAAGCAGCATGCTCCAGCAGAAGAGGAAATATTAAG AAGGATAAAATTCAGGAGGGACGAGCACATAATAGAGAAGCTTCAGTGGATCTACAAGATACTTTGTGGCTTAACCAACATGAGGAATAGAGACCTGAAAACACTG TTGCCTCTTGCAAGTGGGTATGTGAACATCATCATGAAAGACACAGATAAAACCAATGTTCTTTTGAAGAACTCTCAGAG GTGTCTGATTCCATTTGCACCTGAGGACATGAACATCAACCCAGACTTGTGGGAGTCATTCATCAATCACCAAGACCAAGGCAGTAAAATTGTCCACAGATTTTCATGGGAATACCGGTACTATCATTGTtttaatgttttttgtttttgtttttcagagCCAAAATCACCCTCCGCTAAGTTTGCTGG TTGTAAGCCTGTCCAGTTAGGACTCAGAAGGAAGGCAGGTCTAAAGGAGGTAGAGAATGAAACTGGGGACCTACCTCCTTGGCTGAACCTGCTCTTGGATGAGAACA CCACATATGAGAAGGATCCTCAGAA accaaagaacagacaTGATATGCTGGAACGTGTCAGAACAAAGTTCATTGAAATTCAGAGATCTATGAACAATCAGATGGAGACAGACATGTTTGAGAAGAAAAT acacagagaggagagaatgaggacTCTCCTGGATGCATTGATGGCCTCAAGGAAGGAGACGAGCCTACCTATGCTGCTCTCCTCACTAAAACATGAGCTCAGGGAACCAAAATCTGCGCTTTTATTTTG GTATGAAATCCTGAAGAGCGATGTCTCAGAATTGTCTGATGACAGGGACTTTGAGTACAGGACCATCCTGCAGAAGATTGGCCAATTCCACAACTTCTCTCACAAGAAGTTGCCCTACTCAAAG GAGAAATTTTgtctccttgttctctctctgccATCGAATCAGCTTCTCCAACCAGCCATGCAAGATGCTCTGATGTTCCTCACTGAGAACGTCTTCCAGCTCCTACCCCGACAACTCAAGCACTGGTATCAGTATCTCAAACTGCCCTTTTATGACGCCTCCTGA
- the LOC110532594 gene encoding uncharacterized protein LOC110532594 isoform X1: MKSLTSVIKDLYRIGRNCLSSYCTVLSRLCHAHAQMVALEMSKRFSISHNINNKAHHSKDLFTFLLEEDHVRSLPSMAAQTENGFLHLKQYLKEMSSMRQALNTGRPLVICLRDQDRLPPIPKKTSPRSTNDKIAADIECTMSIKQHAPAEEEILRRIKFRRDEHIIEKLQWIYKILCGLTNMRNRDLKTLLPLASGYVNIIMKDTDKTNVLLKNSQRCLIPFAPEDMNINPDLWESFINHQDQGSKIVHRFSWEYRYYHCFNVFCFCFSEPKSPSAKFAGCKPVQLGLRRKAGLKEVENETGDLPPWLNLLLDENTTYEKDPQKPKNRHDMLERVRTKFIEIQRSMNNQMETDMFEKKIHREERMRTLLDALMASRKETSLPMLLSSLKHELREPKSALLFWYEILKSDVSELSDDRDFEYRTILQKIGQFHNFSHKKLPYSKEKFCLLVLSLPSNQLLQPAMQDALMFLTENVFQLLPRQLKHWYQYLKLPFYDAS, from the exons ATGAAATCGCTTACAAGTGTGATAAAGGATTTATATCGGATAGGCAGAAACTGcttatcttcatactgtactgtcttatCTCGTTTGTGCCACGCGCATGCTCAGATGGTGGCCTTGGAGATGTCGAAAAGGTTTAGCATTAGCCATAATATAAATAACAAAGCACACCACAGCAAAG ATTTGTTTACTTTTCTTTTAGAGGAGGACCATGTCAGATCTCTACCCTCCATGGCCGCACAAACTGAAAATGGGTTTTTACATCTGAAACAGTACCTCAAAGAGATGTCCTCCATGAGACAAGCTTTGAACACAGGTCGTCCCTTGGTAATTTGCTTGAGGGACCAG GATAGACTTCCACCCATACCAAAGAAAACCTCACCCAGATCTACTAATGACAAGATTGCTGCAG ATATAGAATGCACCATGTCAATAAAGCAGCATGCTCCAGCAGAAGAGGAAATATTAAG AAGGATAAAATTCAGGAGGGACGAGCACATAATAGAGAAGCTTCAGTGGATCTACAAGATACTTTGTGGCTTAACCAACATGAGGAATAGAGACCTGAAAACACTG TTGCCTCTTGCAAGTGGGTATGTGAACATCATCATGAAAGACACAGATAAAACCAATGTTCTTTTGAAGAACTCTCAGAG GTGTCTGATTCCATTTGCACCTGAGGACATGAACATCAACCCAGACTTGTGGGAGTCATTCATCAATCACCAAGACCAAGGCAGTAAAATTGTCCACAGATTTTCATGGGAATACCGGTACTATCATTGTtttaatgttttttgtttttgtttttcagagCCAAAATCACCCTCCGCTAAGTTTGCTGG TTGTAAGCCTGTCCAGTTAGGACTCAGAAGGAAGGCAGGTCTAAAGGAGGTAGAGAATGAAACTGGGGACCTACCTCCTTGGCTGAACCTGCTCTTGGATGAGAACA CCACATATGAGAAGGATCCTCAGAA accaaagaacagacaTGATATGCTGGAACGTGTCAGAACAAAGTTCATTGAAATTCAGAGATCTATGAACAATCAGATGGAGACAGACATGTTTGAGAAGAAAAT acacagagaggagagaatgaggacTCTCCTGGATGCATTGATGGCCTCAAGGAAGGAGACGAGCCTACCTATGCTGCTCTCCTCACTAAAACATGAGCTCAGGGAACCAAAATCTGCGCTTTTATTTTG GTATGAAATCCTGAAGAGCGATGTCTCAGAATTGTCTGATGACAGGGACTTTGAGTACAGGACCATCCTGCAGAAGATTGGCCAATTCCACAACTTCTCTCACAAGAAGTTGCCCTACTCAAAG GAGAAATTTTgtctccttgttctctctctgccATCGAATCAGCTTCTCCAACCAGCCATGCAAGATGCTCTGATGTTCCTCACTGAGAACGTCTTCCAGCTCCTACCCCGACAACTCAAGCACTGGTATCAGTATCTCAAACTGCCCTTTTATGACGCCTCCTGA
- the LOC110532594 gene encoding uncharacterized protein LOC110532594 isoform X4: protein MKSLTSVIKDLYRIGRNCLSSYCTVLSRLCHAHAQMVALEMSKRFSISHNINNKAHHSKDLFTFLLEEDHVRSLPSMAAQTENGFLHLKQYLKEMSSMRQALNTGRPLVICLRDQDRLPPIPKKTSPRSTNDKIAADIECTMSIKQHAPAEEEILRRIKFRRDEHIIEKLQWIYKILCGLTNMRNRDLKTLLPLASGYVNIIMKDTDKTNVLLKNSQRCLIPFAPEDMNINPDLWESFINHQDQGSKIVHRFSWEYRYYHCFNVFCFCFSEPKSPSAKFAGCKPVQLGLRRKAGLKEVENETGDLPPWLNLLLDENTTYEKDPQKPKNRHDMLERVRTKFIEIQRSMNNQMETDMFEKKIHREERMRTLLDALMASRKETSLPMLLSSLKHELREPKSALLFWYEILKSDVSELSDDRDFEYRTILQKIGQFHNFSHKKLPYSKLLQPAMQDALMFLTENVFQLLPRQLKHWYQYLKLPFYDAS, encoded by the exons ATGAAATCGCTTACAAGTGTGATAAAGGATTTATATCGGATAGGCAGAAACTGcttatcttcatactgtactgtcttatCTCGTTTGTGCCACGCGCATGCTCAGATGGTGGCCTTGGAGATGTCGAAAAGGTTTAGCATTAGCCATAATATAAATAACAAAGCACACCACAGCAAAG ATTTGTTTACTTTTCTTTTAGAGGAGGACCATGTCAGATCTCTACCCTCCATGGCCGCACAAACTGAAAATGGGTTTTTACATCTGAAACAGTACCTCAAAGAGATGTCCTCCATGAGACAAGCTTTGAACACAGGTCGTCCCTTGGTAATTTGCTTGAGGGACCAG GATAGACTTCCACCCATACCAAAGAAAACCTCACCCAGATCTACTAATGACAAGATTGCTGCAG ATATAGAATGCACCATGTCAATAAAGCAGCATGCTCCAGCAGAAGAGGAAATATTAAG AAGGATAAAATTCAGGAGGGACGAGCACATAATAGAGAAGCTTCAGTGGATCTACAAGATACTTTGTGGCTTAACCAACATGAGGAATAGAGACCTGAAAACACTG TTGCCTCTTGCAAGTGGGTATGTGAACATCATCATGAAAGACACAGATAAAACCAATGTTCTTTTGAAGAACTCTCAGAG GTGTCTGATTCCATTTGCACCTGAGGACATGAACATCAACCCAGACTTGTGGGAGTCATTCATCAATCACCAAGACCAAGGCAGTAAAATTGTCCACAGATTTTCATGGGAATACCGGTACTATCATTGTtttaatgttttttgtttttgtttttcagagCCAAAATCACCCTCCGCTAAGTTTGCTGG TTGTAAGCCTGTCCAGTTAGGACTCAGAAGGAAGGCAGGTCTAAAGGAGGTAGAGAATGAAACTGGGGACCTACCTCCTTGGCTGAACCTGCTCTTGGATGAGAACA CCACATATGAGAAGGATCCTCAGAA accaaagaacagacaTGATATGCTGGAACGTGTCAGAACAAAGTTCATTGAAATTCAGAGATCTATGAACAATCAGATGGAGACAGACATGTTTGAGAAGAAAAT acacagagaggagagaatgaggacTCTCCTGGATGCATTGATGGCCTCAAGGAAGGAGACGAGCCTACCTATGCTGCTCTCCTCACTAAAACATGAGCTCAGGGAACCAAAATCTGCGCTTTTATTTTG GTATGAAATCCTGAAGAGCGATGTCTCAGAATTGTCTGATGACAGGGACTTTGAGTACAGGACCATCCTGCAGAAGATTGGCCAATTCCACAACTTCTCTCACAAGAAGTTGCCCTACTCAAAG CTTCTCCAACCAGCCATGCAAGATGCTCTGATGTTCCTCACTGAGAACGTCTTCCAGCTCCTACCCCGACAACTCAAGCACTGGTATCAGTATCTCAAACTGCCCTTTTATGACGCCTCCTGA
- the LOC110532594 gene encoding uncharacterized protein LOC110532594 isoform X2, whose product MKSLTSVIKDLYRIGRNCLSSYCTVLSRLCHAHAQMVALEMSKRFSISHNINNKAHHSKEEDHVRSLPSMAAQTENGFLHLKQYLKEMSSMRQALNTGRPLVICLRDQDRLPPIPKKTSPRSTNDKIAADIECTMSIKQHAPAEEEILRRIKFRRDEHIIEKLQWIYKILCGLTNMRNRDLKTLLPLASGYVNIIMKDTDKTNVLLKNSQRCLIPFAPEDMNINPDLWESFINHQDQGSKIVHRFSWEYRYYHCFNVFCFCFSEPKSPSAKFAGCKPVQLGLRRKAGLKEVENETGDLPPWLNLLLDENTTYEKDPQKPKNRHDMLERVRTKFIEIQRSMNNQMETDMFEKKIHREERMRTLLDALMASRKETSLPMLLSSLKHELREPKSALLFWYEILKSDVSELSDDRDFEYRTILQKIGQFHNFSHKKLPYSKEKFCLLVLSLPSNQLLQPAMQDALMFLTENVFQLLPRQLKHWYQYLKLPFYDAS is encoded by the exons ATGAAATCGCTTACAAGTGTGATAAAGGATTTATATCGGATAGGCAGAAACTGcttatcttcatactgtactgtcttatCTCGTTTGTGCCACGCGCATGCTCAGATGGTGGCCTTGGAGATGTCGAAAAGGTTTAGCATTAGCCATAATATAAATAACAAAGCACACCACAGCAAAG AGGAGGACCATGTCAGATCTCTACCCTCCATGGCCGCACAAACTGAAAATGGGTTTTTACATCTGAAACAGTACCTCAAAGAGATGTCCTCCATGAGACAAGCTTTGAACACAGGTCGTCCCTTGGTAATTTGCTTGAGGGACCAG GATAGACTTCCACCCATACCAAAGAAAACCTCACCCAGATCTACTAATGACAAGATTGCTGCAG ATATAGAATGCACCATGTCAATAAAGCAGCATGCTCCAGCAGAAGAGGAAATATTAAG AAGGATAAAATTCAGGAGGGACGAGCACATAATAGAGAAGCTTCAGTGGATCTACAAGATACTTTGTGGCTTAACCAACATGAGGAATAGAGACCTGAAAACACTG TTGCCTCTTGCAAGTGGGTATGTGAACATCATCATGAAAGACACAGATAAAACCAATGTTCTTTTGAAGAACTCTCAGAG GTGTCTGATTCCATTTGCACCTGAGGACATGAACATCAACCCAGACTTGTGGGAGTCATTCATCAATCACCAAGACCAAGGCAGTAAAATTGTCCACAGATTTTCATGGGAATACCGGTACTATCATTGTtttaatgttttttgtttttgtttttcagagCCAAAATCACCCTCCGCTAAGTTTGCTGG TTGTAAGCCTGTCCAGTTAGGACTCAGAAGGAAGGCAGGTCTAAAGGAGGTAGAGAATGAAACTGGGGACCTACCTCCTTGGCTGAACCTGCTCTTGGATGAGAACA CCACATATGAGAAGGATCCTCAGAA accaaagaacagacaTGATATGCTGGAACGTGTCAGAACAAAGTTCATTGAAATTCAGAGATCTATGAACAATCAGATGGAGACAGACATGTTTGAGAAGAAAAT acacagagaggagagaatgaggacTCTCCTGGATGCATTGATGGCCTCAAGGAAGGAGACGAGCCTACCTATGCTGCTCTCCTCACTAAAACATGAGCTCAGGGAACCAAAATCTGCGCTTTTATTTTG GTATGAAATCCTGAAGAGCGATGTCTCAGAATTGTCTGATGACAGGGACTTTGAGTACAGGACCATCCTGCAGAAGATTGGCCAATTCCACAACTTCTCTCACAAGAAGTTGCCCTACTCAAAG GAGAAATTTTgtctccttgttctctctctgccATCGAATCAGCTTCTCCAACCAGCCATGCAAGATGCTCTGATGTTCCTCACTGAGAACGTCTTCCAGCTCCTACCCCGACAACTCAAGCACTGGTATCAGTATCTCAAACTGCCCTTTTATGACGCCTCCTGA
- the LOC110532594 gene encoding uncharacterized protein LOC110532594 isoform X6 → MKSLTSVIKDLYRIGRNCLSSYCTVLSRLCHAHAQMVALEMSKRFSISHNINNKAHHSKEEDHVRSLPSMAAQTENGFLHLKQYLKEMSSMRQALNTGRPLDRLPPIPKKTSPRSTNDKIAADIECTMSIKQHAPAEEEILRRIKFRRDEHIIEKLQWIYKILCGLTNMRNRDLKTLLPLASGYVNIIMKDTDKTNVLLKNSQRCLIPFAPEDMNINPDLWESFINHQDQEPKSPSAKFAGCKPVQLGLRRKAGLKEVENETGDLPPWLNLLLDENTTYEKDPQKPKNRHDMLERVRTKFIEIQRSMNNQMETDMFEKKIHREERMRTLLDALMASRKETSLPMLLSSLKHELREPKSALLFWYEILKSDVSELSDDRDFEYRTILQKIGQFHNFSHKKLPYSKEKFCLLVLSLPSNQLLQPAMQDALMFLTENVFQLLPRQLKHWYQYLKLPFYDAS, encoded by the exons ATGAAATCGCTTACAAGTGTGATAAAGGATTTATATCGGATAGGCAGAAACTGcttatcttcatactgtactgtcttatCTCGTTTGTGCCACGCGCATGCTCAGATGGTGGCCTTGGAGATGTCGAAAAGGTTTAGCATTAGCCATAATATAAATAACAAAGCACACCACAGCAAAG AGGAGGACCATGTCAGATCTCTACCCTCCATGGCCGCACAAACTGAAAATGGGTTTTTACATCTGAAACAGTACCTCAAAGAGATGTCCTCCATGAGACAAGCTTTGAACACAGGTCGTCCCTTG GATAGACTTCCACCCATACCAAAGAAAACCTCACCCAGATCTACTAATGACAAGATTGCTGCAG ATATAGAATGCACCATGTCAATAAAGCAGCATGCTCCAGCAGAAGAGGAAATATTAAG AAGGATAAAATTCAGGAGGGACGAGCACATAATAGAGAAGCTTCAGTGGATCTACAAGATACTTTGTGGCTTAACCAACATGAGGAATAGAGACCTGAAAACACTG TTGCCTCTTGCAAGTGGGTATGTGAACATCATCATGAAAGACACAGATAAAACCAATGTTCTTTTGAAGAACTCTCAGAG GTGTCTGATTCCATTTGCACCTGAGGACATGAACATCAACCCAGACTTGTGGGAGTCATTCATCAATCACCAAGACCAAG agCCAAAATCACCCTCCGCTAAGTTTGCTGG TTGTAAGCCTGTCCAGTTAGGACTCAGAAGGAAGGCAGGTCTAAAGGAGGTAGAGAATGAAACTGGGGACCTACCTCCTTGGCTGAACCTGCTCTTGGATGAGAACA CCACATATGAGAAGGATCCTCAGAA accaaagaacagacaTGATATGCTGGAACGTGTCAGAACAAAGTTCATTGAAATTCAGAGATCTATGAACAATCAGATGGAGACAGACATGTTTGAGAAGAAAAT acacagagaggagagaatgaggacTCTCCTGGATGCATTGATGGCCTCAAGGAAGGAGACGAGCCTACCTATGCTGCTCTCCTCACTAAAACATGAGCTCAGGGAACCAAAATCTGCGCTTTTATTTTG GTATGAAATCCTGAAGAGCGATGTCTCAGAATTGTCTGATGACAGGGACTTTGAGTACAGGACCATCCTGCAGAAGATTGGCCAATTCCACAACTTCTCTCACAAGAAGTTGCCCTACTCAAAG GAGAAATTTTgtctccttgttctctctctgccATCGAATCAGCTTCTCCAACCAGCCATGCAAGATGCTCTGATGTTCCTCACTGAGAACGTCTTCCAGCTCCTACCCCGACAACTCAAGCACTGGTATCAGTATCTCAAACTGCCCTTTTATGACGCCTCCTGA
- the LOC110532594 gene encoding uncharacterized protein LOC110532594 isoform X7 produces the protein MKSLTSVIKDLYRIGRNCLSSYCTVLSRLCHAHAQMVALEMSKRFSISHNINNKAHHSKDLFTFLLEEDHVRSLPSMAAQTENGFLHLKQYLKEMSSMRQALNTGRPLVICLRDQDRLPPIPKKTSPRSTNDKIAADIECTMSIKQHAPAEEEILRRIKFRRDEHIIEKLQWIYKILCGLTNMRNRDLKTLSQNHPPLSLLATYEKDPQKPKNRHDMLERVRTKFIEIQRSMNNQMETDMFEKKIHREERMRTLLDALMASRKETSLPMLLSSLKHELREPKSALLFWYEILKSDVSELSDDRDFEYRTILQKIGQFHNFSHKKLPYSKEKFCLLVLSLPSNQLLQPAMQDALMFLTENVFQLLPRQLKHWYQYLKLPFYDAS, from the exons ATGAAATCGCTTACAAGTGTGATAAAGGATTTATATCGGATAGGCAGAAACTGcttatcttcatactgtactgtcttatCTCGTTTGTGCCACGCGCATGCTCAGATGGTGGCCTTGGAGATGTCGAAAAGGTTTAGCATTAGCCATAATATAAATAACAAAGCACACCACAGCAAAG ATTTGTTTACTTTTCTTTTAGAGGAGGACCATGTCAGATCTCTACCCTCCATGGCCGCACAAACTGAAAATGGGTTTTTACATCTGAAACAGTACCTCAAAGAGATGTCCTCCATGAGACAAGCTTTGAACACAGGTCGTCCCTTGGTAATTTGCTTGAGGGACCAG GATAGACTTCCACCCATACCAAAGAAAACCTCACCCAGATCTACTAATGACAAGATTGCTGCAG ATATAGAATGCACCATGTCAATAAAGCAGCATGCTCCAGCAGAAGAGGAAATATTAAG AAGGATAAAATTCAGGAGGGACGAGCACATAATAGAGAAGCTTCAGTGGATCTACAAGATACTTTGTGGCTTAACCAACATGAGGAATAGAGACCTGAAAACACTG agCCAAAATCACCCTCCGCTAAGTTTGCTGG CCACATATGAGAAGGATCCTCAGAA accaaagaacagacaTGATATGCTGGAACGTGTCAGAACAAAGTTCATTGAAATTCAGAGATCTATGAACAATCAGATGGAGACAGACATGTTTGAGAAGAAAAT acacagagaggagagaatgaggacTCTCCTGGATGCATTGATGGCCTCAAGGAAGGAGACGAGCCTACCTATGCTGCTCTCCTCACTAAAACATGAGCTCAGGGAACCAAAATCTGCGCTTTTATTTTG GTATGAAATCCTGAAGAGCGATGTCTCAGAATTGTCTGATGACAGGGACTTTGAGTACAGGACCATCCTGCAGAAGATTGGCCAATTCCACAACTTCTCTCACAAGAAGTTGCCCTACTCAAAG GAGAAATTTTgtctccttgttctctctctgccATCGAATCAGCTTCTCCAACCAGCCATGCAAGATGCTCTGATGTTCCTCACTGAGAACGTCTTCCAGCTCCTACCCCGACAACTCAAGCACTGGTATCAGTATCTCAAACTGCCCTTTTATGACGCCTCCTGA